TTCTCCGACTGCAGCGCCCCAAGAGGCCGCCCACACCCGATTAGTCGGAGTTTCTCCGACTGCAGCGCCCCAACAGGGCGCCCAGGGCCCGGTTAGTCGGAGTTTCTCCGATTGCAGCGCCCCAAGCGGGCGCCTACTCGATGCGGCGCACGTTCACGAAGCGGGGACGGTAGATGTCCCCATAACGAACGTGATCGTCCATCGACGTCGAGTTGACGTTGTAGCTGATCAACAGCTCCCCCGGCTTCGACAGGCTCGGATGCGCCTTCGCGTTATACACGTACCGGCCGCCGCCTTCCTTCGCTTCCGGGCAAGCGTAGAGCGCGATCTCCCCCTCGAACGGGCCGACCGGGCTGTCGCCGAGCTGGATGGCGACGGCCCTCGGCTCGTCGCTCCGCATATACGCGAGCGCGTATCGGCCGTGTTGCGAGCCGCCCCGCAGCGGCGAGACGCTATACTCCGGCGATGTCTCCGACGATACGGGAGCCGCCTGGGCTGGGTCGAGCGACCAGTCGGACCCGTTCCAGAACGTCCATCGCGCGCCATCGAACAGCTGCTCGGGGAGGGCGCGCGCAACGACCGCCCTATGAAGACGATCGTACAGCAGGCCGTACACATAGACGTATCCATCCGGATCCGGCACGTTCGATTCTACGGTATGCGGCATGACCGCCGCGCCGTAATACGCCCGATGGCCGGCCGCCGTCGCGCCGTAGAGCGGCGTATCGAACTGCTCCATCGCGCCGAAATCCGGTCCTTCCGGCGTCATGGGCGCACGGCAGATCGTCACGCCGTGCACCTGGAATTGGAAGCCTTCCGGCCCGTCCGGATTCGGCCCGACGATCATCGGGAAGCAGTAGAAGCTTCCGCCGACGCATGCGCCGTCCTGCAGCCAATAGTAGGCGCCGTCGACGGTCGCCGCCTTCGGCGTCGCCGGGACGATCGCGCTGTCCGGCACCGCCGGATCGGCGTCGTTCCACAGAAAGCGAAGACGGTCTACATCCGGCTCGGCGCCGTCGAGCAGCGCCATCGAATTGTTGATCATCGTCATCGTCAAGCGCCGTCCCGTAGCCGGATCCACCTCGCCGACGAACGTGTCGCCGAACAACAGCAGCGTCCTTCCGGAGGAGCCGTCGCCGTGGGAATCGCGCCCGTCCAAGGGGATCGAATAGATGCCGTCCGAGCCGGTCCAGCCGGAGGCGCGCCGGAACAGCGCGTTCCACGCTTCCGCGGGCTCCGCGGCCCAGCCGGTTCCCGCGTAGAAGCGAACCTCGCTTAGCCCGCCGAACCGGTCGTTCGCGTCGTATCCGCCCCAGAACCCGTCCGCGCGGAGGTCCGCCGCGATCCGCACGTACCTCGCGAGCTGGTCGCCCCATCGAATCGAAGTTTCCCCCGCTCCCGCGGATGAGCCGTTCGCCGGAACCAGCTCGTACGGAGCGCCTTCCCCGGCTAACTCGATCCACCGTTCCCCGTCGAGCGAGTGTTCGACGGTAATTCGCCGTAAGCCGCGCTTCCACAAATCCGGAAACCCGGGCAACGATTGTCGATAGTTCCGCACGCGCATTTCGCCGATCGGGTAGGTAGCCCCAAGATCGAACTCGACCCACACGAAGCCGTCCCGCTCGTCCGCGACCCAACAAGTTGGCGAACCGGTCTCGGCGATCAGGTTCTCGGCGCGAGCGTTCGGACTCGCCTCCGAGCTCGCCCGGACGCTCGCTACGGGAATTCTATCGCCGGTTCGAAGCGGTCGCGAGACCGCTGCGGACGTGTTCGCCGCCGCTGATGCCATATCGGTGCCCTCCTTCATGTATCGAACGGTGTGCGAACCGTCCGTCCTCACCCGCTCTGCGCGTTCCCCGCCTGCACGTCCGTGAGCAGCTTCGCGACGCCGACGAACGCGCTGAGATTCGCCCGGTCGCTGTAGCGGACGGCGACGTCCGGGAAGCCGAGCGCCGCGCGGACCTCGTCTTGGAACAAGTCGGCGCTCTTCGCGATCTGCCCGCCCACGACGATGGCGTCCGGCCGGAACCGCGCGACGAACGGCCGCAGCATCTCGCCGGCCAGAACGCCGAAGCGCCGGAACGTCTCCGCGGCCGCCGC
The sequence above is drawn from the Paenibacillus antri genome and encodes:
- a CDS encoding DUF4185 domain-containing protein, which encodes MASAAANTSAAVSRPLRTGDRIPVASVRASSEASPNARAENLIAETGSPTCWVADERDGFVWVEFDLGATYPIGEMRVRNYRQSLPGFPDLWKRGLRRITVEHSLDGERWIELAGEGAPYELVPANGSSAGAGETSIRWGDQLARYVRIAADLRADGFWGGYDANDRFGGLSEVRFYAGTGWAAEPAEAWNALFRRASGWTGSDGIYSIPLDGRDSHGDGSSGRTLLLFGDTFVGEVDPATGRRLTMTMINNSMALLDGAEPDVDRLRFLWNDADPAVPDSAIVPATPKAATVDGAYYWLQDGACVGGSFYCFPMIVGPNPDGPEGFQFQVHGVTICRAPMTPEGPDFGAMEQFDTPLYGATAAGHRAYYGAAVMPHTVESNVPDPDGYVYVYGLLYDRLHRAVVARALPEQLFDGARWTFWNGSDWSLDPAQAAPVSSETSPEYSVSPLRGGSQHGRYALAYMRSDEPRAVAIQLGDSPVGPFEGEIALYACPEAKEGGGRYVYNAKAHPSLSKPGELLISYNVNSTSMDDHVRYGDIYRPRFVNVRRIE